The following coding sequences lie in one Mesorhizobium sp. NZP2298 genomic window:
- a CDS encoding outer membrane protein, with product MRLVLGFLLAGMTITGAKAADIVQPVAAMDIPYSWTGFYVGANAGGAFGKVDGDYTGILGSADIGNFTGGGLVGVNYQYGQWVLGVEGDINYLGFKKEFSPGVDGGGLGAEASVDAFGTIRGRVGYAFDRWLPYVTAGVAMGNVKIDEHVFGAAETKFQTGYAVGGGAEYAFNNNWTVRAEYLYVDLGKKDFGFDPFASYDVKTNFSVVRAAVAYKF from the coding sequence ATGCGACTTGTTTTAGGTTTCCTGCTTGCAGGCATGACCATCACTGGGGCCAAAGCGGCAGACATTGTTCAACCGGTGGCTGCCATGGATATTCCATATTCGTGGACCGGCTTCTATGTCGGCGCAAACGCTGGCGGAGCCTTCGGCAAAGTCGACGGAGATTACACCGGGATTCTCGGCTCGGCTGACATCGGGAATTTCACCGGTGGCGGTTTGGTCGGCGTCAACTATCAATACGGTCAGTGGGTTCTCGGTGTTGAAGGCGACATCAACTACCTGGGATTCAAGAAAGAATTTTCGCCTGGCGTCGACGGTGGCGGTCTCGGCGCTGAAGCGAGCGTGGATGCCTTCGGAACGATCCGAGGCCGCGTCGGCTACGCCTTTGATCGCTGGCTTCCTTATGTCACAGCCGGCGTTGCGATGGGCAATGTGAAAATTGATGAGCATGTCTTCGGGGCGGCCGAGACCAAGTTCCAGACCGGATATGCGGTCGGCGGCGGTGCTGAATATGCCTTCAACAACAATTGGACCGTCCGTGCGGAATATCTTTACGTCGACCTTGGCAAGAAGGATTTCGGGTTTGATCCGTTCGCGTCCTATGACGTGAAGACGAATTTCAGCGTCGTTCGCGCTGCCGTTGCCTATAAATTCTGA
- the efeO gene encoding iron uptake system protein EfeO has translation MRTLLAASAIALLTGLAPAHAAVSPLDLVQPIADYKLYVQGKIETLVTSTKAFTDAVKAGDLAKAKALYAPARVNYETIEPIAELFSDLDGAIDSRADDHEQKEKSADFYGFHRIEYGLFSQNTTDGLGPLAEKLDADVFDLQKRVAGLTVPPEKAIDGAAGLLEEVASSKISGEEDRYSHTDLWDFQANIDGAQKIVALVHPLVEKENPTLIKTVDDNFATVDAILAKYKTSDGFETYDKLSDADRKALAGPVTALAEDLSKLRGTLGLN, from the coding sequence ATGAGAACCCTGCTTGCCGCCTCCGCAATCGCGCTGCTGACCGGCCTCGCGCCGGCGCACGCCGCCGTCTCGCCGCTCGATCTCGTCCAGCCGATCGCCGACTACAAGCTCTACGTTCAGGGCAAGATCGAGACGCTGGTGACGAGCACCAAGGCGTTTACCGATGCGGTCAAGGCAGGCGACCTCGCCAAGGCCAAGGCGCTTTATGCGCCGGCCCGCGTCAACTACGAGACCATCGAGCCGATTGCCGAACTGTTCTCCGACCTTGATGGCGCCATCGATTCGCGCGCCGACGACCATGAGCAGAAGGAAAAGTCGGCGGACTTCTACGGCTTCCACCGCATCGAATACGGCCTGTTCAGCCAGAACACCACGGATGGCCTCGGTCCGCTGGCCGAAAAGCTCGACGCCGATGTGTTCGACCTGCAGAAGCGCGTCGCCGGCCTGACCGTGCCGCCTGAAAAAGCCATCGACGGAGCGGCTGGGCTGCTCGAGGAGGTGGCGTCCAGCAAGATTTCAGGCGAGGAAGACCGCTACAGCCACACCGATCTGTGGGATTTCCAGGCCAATATCGACGGCGCCCAGAAGATCGTCGCTTTGGTGCATCCGCTGGTCGAGAAGGAGAACCCCACTTTGATCAAGACCGTCGACGACAATTTCGCCACCGTGGACGCCATCCTGGCAAAGTACAAGACATCAGACGGTTTCGAGACCTACGACAAGCTGTCGGATGCCGACCGCAAGGCGCTGGCCGGCCCGGTGACGGCGCTGGCCGAGGATTTGTCCAAGCTGCGGGGGACGCTGGGATTGAACTGA
- a CDS encoding GNAT family N-acetyltransferase, whose product MAGLCRKLARWDAEAVRPYGVSTEDVMAIFHPETSGGGLARSSAPDAMAFIARSENQPAGCLAFDRFDDERAEVHKFFVDESFRGRGLAVP is encoded by the coding sequence ATGGCCGGGCTTTGCCGCAAGCTGGCGCGATGGGATGCCGAAGCCGTGCGGCCCTACGGTGTCTCGACAGAAGACGTGATGGCGATTTTCCATCCCGAAACGAGCGGCGGCGGATTGGCGCGAAGTTCGGCGCCGGATGCCATGGCTTTCATCGCACGATCGGAGAACCAGCCGGCGGGTTGCCTCGCCTTCGATCGGTTCGACGACGAGAGGGCGGAGGTTCATAAGTTCTTCGTCGATGAATCGTTTCGCGGAAGGGGGTTGGCCGTGCCCTGA
- the efeB gene encoding iron uptake transporter deferrochelatase/peroxidase subunit, whose amino-acid sequence MTTREKPVDANAAFSPSRRSVLIGAVAGALAPQVAVAAGAGSVTNAPESDTLDQVQPFHGEHQPGIVTPRPAAGLVASFDVLAQNRAGLQRLLHTLTERTAFLMAGGTPPALDPRFPAPDSGILGPVVTPNNLTITTSLGVSMFDERFGLQALKPKHLTRMASFSNDALQEEFCHGDLLLQFSSNTPDTNIHALRDIVKNTPDTLLLRWKQEGSVPVRPANPGKPKQSARNFLGFRDGSANPDSTDAELMKRIVWVQPGGGEPAWTSGGSYQVVRLIRNFVERWDRTPLREQQTIIGRQKASGAPLEGGTSEADVPHFASDPQGKATPLDAHIRLANPRDAEAQKHLILRRPFNYSNGVSKSNQMDMGLLFICYQADLEQGFVAVQTRLNGEALEEYIKPFGGGYFFVLPGVKDDQDYLGRSLLEMAASTHA is encoded by the coding sequence ATGACAACCAGGGAAAAACCTGTCGACGCGAACGCGGCCTTCTCACCCTCGCGCCGCTCGGTGCTGATCGGCGCTGTCGCCGGGGCACTTGCCCCGCAAGTCGCCGTGGCGGCCGGCGCCGGCAGCGTCACCAATGCGCCGGAGAGTGACACGCTCGACCAGGTGCAGCCTTTCCATGGCGAGCACCAGCCGGGCATCGTCACGCCGCGGCCGGCCGCCGGCCTGGTCGCCTCCTTCGACGTGCTTGCCCAGAACCGCGCCGGGCTGCAGAGGCTGCTGCACACGCTGACGGAACGCACGGCCTTCCTGATGGCGGGCGGGACGCCGCCCGCGCTCGACCCGAGGTTTCCCGCCCCTGATTCCGGCATTCTCGGCCCGGTGGTGACGCCGAACAATCTGACGATAACCACATCGCTCGGCGTGTCGATGTTCGACGAACGCTTTGGCCTGCAGGCTTTGAAGCCGAAACATCTCACCCGGATGGCGTCGTTTTCCAACGACGCCCTGCAGGAAGAGTTCTGCCATGGCGATCTGTTGCTGCAATTCTCCTCGAACACGCCCGACACCAACATCCACGCGCTGCGCGATATCGTGAAGAACACGCCTGACACACTGCTCCTGCGCTGGAAGCAGGAAGGTTCGGTGCCGGTGCGGCCGGCCAATCCTGGAAAACCCAAGCAAAGCGCTCGCAACTTCCTTGGTTTTCGCGATGGTTCGGCCAATCCGGATTCCACCGATGCCGAGCTGATGAAGCGGATCGTCTGGGTACAGCCGGGCGGCGGCGAGCCGGCCTGGACATCAGGCGGTTCCTACCAGGTGGTGCGCCTTATCAGAAATTTCGTCGAGCGCTGGGACCGCACGCCACTGCGGGAGCAGCAGACGATCATCGGCCGCCAGAAGGCCAGCGGCGCGCCGCTGGAAGGCGGCACGAGCGAGGCCGATGTTCCTCACTTCGCCAGCGACCCCCAGGGCAAGGCCACACCGCTCGACGCGCATATCCGGCTTGCCAATCCGCGCGACGCCGAAGCGCAAAAGCACCTGATCCTGCGCCGACCGTTCAACTATTCGAATGGCGTCAGCAAATCCAACCAGATGGACATGGGCCTGCTGTTCATCTGCTACCAGGCCGACCTCGAACAGGGTTTTGTCGCCGTGCAGACCCGCCTCAACGGCGAGGCGCTCGAGGAATACATCAAACCCTTTGGCGGCGGCTATTTCTTCGTCCTGCCGGGCGTGAAGGACGATCAGGATTATCTCGGCCGGTCACTGCTCGAAATGGCCGCTTCGACGCATGCCTGA